In Crinalium epipsammum PCC 9333, the genomic window AACCACAATTAGATGCGGCGATGTATCACCAGCAAATGTTTGTGCAGCCTGCGGATGTGGTGATCCCTTATACTCAACAGGTGGCGGTTGTTGAACAAACTTATCCTGATGCCAAGGTAACAAAGTTTACGCCCAGTGTTGCGTCTAACCGTAGTGCTGAAGTGGCGATCGCAACTAAAGATGAACGAACCCTAGCTGTTTTTGTCAATCCCTATACTGGGAAAATCTTAGGGGAACGGGATGAAAACAATAATCTCCAAGCGATCGCCCGTAAAATTCACGGTGAACTAATGATCGGCAAGTTGGGAGATTATTTAGTAGAGCTTGCATCCTGTTGGGGACTTGTACTACTGATTAGTGGATTATATCTCTGGTTTCCTCGCCACAAATTAACTTTTTTAGGGACATTGATTCCGCGTGTTTGGAGCCGAAATAAGCGGGTGTTTTGGCGAGACTTGCACGCCGTTTCTGGCTTTTATGGTGTATTGTTGATTGGCTTTTTAATTCTTAGCGGACTACCCTGGACAGGTTTTTGGGGAGATACTTTTGCTCGTTTGTCGAGCCACTACCCTGCTCAAATGTGGGACAATGTTCCGAAATCGACAGCACTCACAGGGTTACTCAATCAGCAAGGCAATCAAGTTGTGCCTTGGGCAGTTGAGCAATTACCAATGCCTAAATCTAGCACATCTGGACATGAACATCATTCAGGCAACAAGGAAACATCTATAAAGGGAATTCCGGCTGGCAAATCGGTAAATCTAGATGATATTGTGAGTTTAGCTAAAGCCAAAGGCGCACCTGCTGGCTTTAGTGTGAGTTTTCCCGAATCCGCAACGGGAGTATATACGGTTTCGGCATTTCCAAATAATCCAGCGCAAGAAGTTACTTTGCACATCGATCGCTACAGTGGCAAGGTGCTAGCAGATGTACGGTGGCAAGATTATGGGTTAATACCAAAAGCCGTAGAGATGGGAACCTCTATCCACATGGGCAAATATTTTGGATGGAGTAATCAACTTTTGATGTTAATTGCTGCGTTAATTGTAATTTTGCTATCAGTTAGTGGTGCGGTGATGTGGTGGCAGCGTCGTCCTAAAAAAACAGGTTGGCTGAATGCGCCTCCAATGCCTGCCCATGTTCAACAATGGAACGTGCCAGTAGCGATTATTGCTGTTTTAGGGATTGCCTTTCCGCTTGTGGGGCTTTCGCTTGTGATTGTTTTGCTGTTGGATTATTTGGTGTTGGCTCGTATTCCTGTCCTCAAGCGTATTTTTAGTTAAAGGCGATCGCTATAATATATGACCGAATCTTCTAAAAAGCTCAAGCGTATATCTATTGGTGTAGGTGCGCGGGGAGTAGTGGCGATCGGGATATCTGCACATGGAGTAGTAGCGATCGGCGCTTCGGCTCATGGCTTTATTGCGATTGGTCTTGTTTCAATGGGAGTTTTTTCCTTTGGCTTGGTATCAATGGGACTTTTTAGTGCAGGCTTAGTAACAATGGGGCTTGTCGCGTTTGGTCAGCAAAGCATGGGGCTGGTAAAACCAGATTCTTCCCCACAACAGCCGACTCATCAGCATACGCCAGAAATGAATATGCCTAAGAATCTTGGTAAGTAGCTGGGCTGAAATTACTCTAAATCTTCAATAGCTTGATTAACCGAGCGCAGTAGTTCGGGTAAATCATTTTTAACAACTTGTCATCTGAAATGGAGCAATTCCTCACCCGTTAAATCAGAGATTGTAACGGGTGAGGAATTGCGACCAGAATATAAATTGAGCGGTAGCGAATCCAAATTTTTTAATCTATAATTATAATCGCATCTTTTAAGAACAATGCTGTTAACATACCAGTACAAAATTAAGCCAAGTCCAGAACAAGAAATAGTAATGATGCAGTGGTTAGAATTATTGCGTCGTCATTACAATTATTCTTTGGGTCAACGCTTAGACTGGTTGAGACGTACAAGATCCAGTATTGATAGATGCTCGTTAATTAGTGAGCCAATTGGGGAAATTCCTGATCAATTCCCTAGCTACAATTTTCAAGCAGGACTATTAAAACAAACTAAAGAATTATTCCCCGAATATAAAAAAAATATATCACGACGTACAACAACAGAACCTTAAGAGATTAGACAAAACTTGGGATAGGTGGATTAAGCCAGATCAATCAGGCAAACGTGGGGGTAGACCCAAGTTTAAAAAAGTTGGTAATATGCGGTCTTTCACTTTCCCCAGAGTCAATTGCCCAAAAGCTGGCGCACACTTAAATGATGGGATCTTAAAATTAAGTAAAATTGGCGAAATTCCTGTTATTGTTCATCGTGATATCCCAGATGGGTTTAATTTTAAAACAGCAACAATAGTTAAAAAGGCTGATGGTTGGTATGTTTCAGTTAGTGCGGAAGATGAAACAGTCCCCGCTATAAAGCCGATTGTTACGGTAAAAACGGCGGTAGGGATTGATGTAGGGTTAAAAGAGTTTTTAACAACTTCCGATGGTGAAACTGTACCAATTCAGCAGATTTATAGAAAGCGATCAGGTCATTTAGCTAGGCAACAAATGTTTTTAGCACGGCAAGAGAAAGGATCTAAAAATTACAAAAAGCAACAGAATAAAATTGCTCGGATTCATCAACGTATCCAGCGACAAAGAAAGGATTTTCATTATAGAACCGCTCATAAATTAGTGAGGAAGTATGACTTAATTGCTGTTGAATATTTACAGGTTAAAAATTTAGCTAGAAATAGTAAACTAGCTAAATCAATTCTTGATGCTGCGTGGAGTGCTTTTATCAATATATTGGAATCAGTGGCGGTAAAACGCGGAGTTCATATTGTTAAGGTGAATCCACATAACACATCACAAGATTGTTCAGGCTGTGGCGGAAAAGTTCCTAAAACTTTGTCAGTTAGAACTCATTGCTGTCCCAAGTGTAATTTAACTTTGGATCGTGATGAAAACGCTGCAATAAATATTTTAATTAAGGCATTACAAGCGGTGGGACTCATCGTTTCTGTGGGTGGAGGTCAAGAGGTAACTCAACCTGTGAAGCCTGAAGCTTGGGGTTTTAGTGGAGTGCAATTAGCTCTGTTTTAATTCTTTGAAGCTCCCGTTACATTTCGCAGAAATAAACGGGAGAGAACGTCACACAATATCAAGATCAACATCAAAATAAGCATGAACAATTCGGTTTCTCATCCCCATAATCTCACGCCAGGGAATTTGCGGATAATTTGTTTGACAAGAAGGAGAAACATTATTAGCTGCTTCTCCCATAATTTCAACTAACCGCACTAACGCTAAAGACAACATTTTGTCATTATCTAAATCTCTACGACTTCTATCTTTAATAAAATCAAGTGCAGTTAGAGCAGCATCGCGGATATGCTTAAGGCGCGTCATATCGTCAATTTTGGTCATAAATTACCATCGCCTCTTGTAAAACAAAATCTCGAAAATAACGGCTTAAATCCGCAGGTGTTCTTAGATCTACAACTCGTCCGAATAAATAACTTAACTCATCTTGCATCCTGACAATTGCTAAACCAGGGGTTTTTCCTAATTCAAATTCCACCAATACATCTATATCACTTTGAGGGCTAAAGTCATCACGTAAAACTGAACCAAACAAAGATAATCTTTGAATATGATGTCGCTGACAAAAGAGATGAATTTCAGTTTTGGGTAAATCAATGGGTAAAGTTTTCATATTCCTAACTCTTACAGAATATCTGTAGAGACCGGAAATTTCCGCTCTCTACACTGTCAACTGATGGCTGATAGCTGATAGGCGATCTGCTATATTAGCGACGGGCGACTCCATCAGTACGGGCTGCTTTTTGTACGGCAGCAGCGACAGCAGGGGCAACTCGCTTGTCAAATACTGAGGGGATGATATATTCAGGGCTAAGATCGGCAGGATTAATTAAGGATGCGATCGCACTGGCTGCTTCTAAATACATACTGGTGGTAATTGCAGAAGCGCGACAATCTAATGCACCACGAAATACGCCTGGAAATGCCAACACATTATTAATCTGATTAGGATAATCACTCCGCCCTGTTGCCATCACAGCTACATCATTTGTAACTAATTCTGGCTGAATTTCAGGGATAGGATTAGCCATTGCAAACACAATGGGATCTTTTGCCATTGAGCGTACCATTTCTGGTGTTACTACACCAGGGGCGCTAACACCTAAGAAGATATCCGCGCCTTCCATCGCATCTGCTAAACTGCCACTTACTTCTACTGCAAAGTCTTGTTTTTCTTTGTTTAAGTCTGTACGACTGATAGATAGAATTCCTTTGGAATCGCACATTAAAATAGTGGTAGCACCTGCTTTTTTGAGTAATTGTGCGATCGCAACTCCCGCAGCACCCGCGCCGTTAATTACAATGCGGACATCTTCTAAGGATTTTTTGACTAGCTTCAAGGAGTTGATTAAAGCTGCTAGAGAAACAATGGCAGTACCATGTTGATCGTCATGGAATACGGGGATATCTAACTCTTGTCGCAGTCGCGCTTCTATTTCAAAGCAACGGGGGGCGCTGATATCTTCTAAGTTGACACCGCCAAATACTGGGGCAATATTTTTTACTGTTTGAATTATTTCATCTGTATCTTGGGTATCTAGGCAGATGGGAAAGGCATCAATACCAGCAAATTCTTTAAATAACATCGCTTTGCCTTCCATCACAGGCATAGATGCTTCTGCGCCTAAGTTACCAAGTCCTAAAACTGCACTACCATCGGTGACAATAGCTACAGTGTTGCTTTTGATGGTAAGAGTATGCACTTTTTCTGGATCATGTGCGATCGCCATACATACTCTACCAACACCAGGAGTATACGCCATTGCTAAATCCGACTGATATTTCAGAGGGATTTTACTTTGCATACTAATTTTGCCGCCTTGATGCAAGTTGAAGGTGCGATCGTAGAAATTAACTAATTTGGTTGAGTCGAGGGGGAGTATTATCTCCCGCCCCTCTCATTTAGATCCGGACGTGCCCGTTTCCGTGCATCCGGCTCCCGATGTTCTTGGCTTGCGCCTTTGCTCATGTGGGCGTAATCGTGGCAGCTTTCGTGAATGGCTAGAAGGTTGTTTTTCTTCCAATTGTTATGGTTCCCATCAATATGATGGAGATGTACCTTTTCATTACTAAGCATTTTTAAGCCACAATATCCGCATGAATGGTTTTGCTTTTTGAGAGCTTTAGAGGTTTCGCCATTATAGAGTTTGCTGTTACGCTCACTCCAGTAGGTGATATCCCCGTCGAAGGGCGATTTC contains:
- a CDS encoding PepSY-associated TM helix domain-containing protein, with protein sequence MSKFDTALNASQIAEPPSNRFYRTVWRWHFYAGLFVIPLMLILSITGIIYLFKPQLDAAMYHQQMFVQPADVVIPYTQQVAVVEQTYPDAKVTKFTPSVASNRSAEVAIATKDERTLAVFVNPYTGKILGERDENNNLQAIARKIHGELMIGKLGDYLVELASCWGLVLLISGLYLWFPRHKLTFLGTLIPRVWSRNKRVFWRDLHAVSGFYGVLLIGFLILSGLPWTGFWGDTFARLSSHYPAQMWDNVPKSTALTGLLNQQGNQVVPWAVEQLPMPKSSTSGHEHHSGNKETSIKGIPAGKSVNLDDIVSLAKAKGAPAGFSVSFPESATGVYTVSAFPNNPAQEVTLHIDRYSGKVLADVRWQDYGLIPKAVEMGTSIHMGKYFGWSNQLLMLIAALIVILLSVSGAVMWWQRRPKKTGWLNAPPMPAHVQQWNVPVAIIAVLGIAFPLVGLSLVIVLLLDYLVLARIPVLKRIFS
- a CDS encoding HepT-like ribonuclease domain-containing protein; translated protein: MTKIDDMTRLKHIRDAALTALDFIKDRSRRDLDNDKMLSLALVRLVEIMGEAANNVSPSCQTNYPQIPWREIMGMRNRIVHAYFDVDLDIV
- a CDS encoding nucleotidyltransferase family protein, whose product is MKTLPIDLPKTEIHLFCQRHHIQRLSLFGSVLRDDFSPQSDIDVLVEFELGKTPGLAIVRMQDELSYLFGRVVDLRTPADLSRYFRDFVLQEAMVIYDQN